The Ailuropoda melanoleuca isolate Jingjing chromosome 9, ASM200744v2, whole genome shotgun sequence genome includes a region encoding these proteins:
- the LOC100474049 gene encoding cholesterol side-chain cleavage enzyme, mitochondrial isoform X3, which produces MLTGPASASGSFLGRPPELLPSPGPGPCGGRAREKLGSVESVYIIDPEDVALLFKFEGPTPERFCIPPWVAYHQYYQRPLGVLLKKSGAWKKDRLALNPEVMAPEAIKSFIPLLDPVSQDFVKVLQRRIKQQGSGKFSGDISDDLFRFAFESITNVMFGERLGMLEERVDPEAQRFIDAVYQMFHTSVPMLNFPPDLFRLFKTKTWKDHVAAWDVIFNKAEIYTQNFYWDLRHKRDVNNYPGILHRLLKNNKLLFEDVKANITEMLAGGVDTTSVTLQWHLYEMARSLRVQEMLREEVLAARRQAQGSMSAMLQLVPLLKASIKETLRLHPISVTLQRYLENDLVLRNYMIPAKTLVQVSTYAMGQNPTFFFNPSKFDPTRWLGKDKDLIHFRNLGFGWGVRQCVGRRIAELEMTLFLMHILENFRVEMQHLSDVGTTFNLILMPDKPIFFTFRPLNQDPPQV; this is translated from the exons GGAGAAGCTGGGCAGTGTGGAGTCGGTTTATATCATCGACCCCGAAgatgtggcccttctctttaaGTTCGAGGGTCCCACTCCAGAACGATTTTGCATCCCGCCCTGGGTGGCCTATCACCAGTATTACCAGAGACCCCTCGGCGTCCTGTTGAA GAAGTCAGGAGCTTGGAAGAAAGACCGGCTGGCCCTGAACCCGGAGGTGATGGCTCCAGAGGCCATAAAGAGCTTCATCCCCCTGCTGGACCCAGTGTCTCAGGACTTTGTCAAAGTCCTGCAGAGGCGCATCAAGCAGCAGGGCTCTGGAAAGTTCTCAGGGGACATCAGTGATGACCTGTTTCGCTTCGCCTTTGAGT CCATCACCAACGTCATGTTCGGGGAACGCCTGGGGATGCTGGAGGAGAGAGTGGACCCTGAGGCCCAGCGGTTCATTGACGCGGTCTACCAGATGTTCCACACCAGTGTCCCCATGCTCAACTTCCCTCCAGACCTGTTCCGTCTATTCAAGACCAAGACCTGGAAAGACCATGTGGCTGCATGGGATGTGATTTTCAATAAAG CTGAGATCTACACCCAGAACTTCTACTGGGACCTGAGGCACAAGAGAGACGTCAACAATTACCCAGGCATCCTCCACCGCCTCCTAAAAAATAACAAGCTGCTCTTTGAGGATGTCAAGGCCAATATCACGGAGATGTTGGCCGGGGGTGTGGACACG ACGTCCGTGACTCTGCAGTGGCACCTGTACGAGATGGCACGCAGCCTGAGAGTTCAGGAGATGCTGCGGGAGGAGGTCCTGGCCGCCCGGCGCCAGGCCCAGGGAAGCATGAGCGCCATGCTGCAGCTGGTCCCGCTCCTCAAAGCTAGCATCAAGGAGACACTGAG ACTCCACCCCATCTCCGTGACCCTGCAGAGATACCTTGAAAATGATTTGGTTCTTCGAAATTACATGATTCCTGCCAAG ACGTTGGTGCAGGTGTCCACCTATGCCATGGGCCAGAACCCCACCTTCTTCTTCAATCCGAGCAAGTTTGACCCAACCCGATGGCTGGGTAAAGACAAGGACCTCATCCACTTCCGGAACCTGGGCTTTGGCTGGGGCGTGCGCCAGTGTGTGGGCCGGCGGATCGCGGAGCTCGAGATGACCCTCTTCCTCATGCAC ATTCTGGAGAACTTCAGAGTTGAAATGCAACATCTCAGTGATGTGGGCACCACATTCAACCTTATCCTGATGCCCGACAAGCCCATCTTCTTCACCTTCAGACCCCTCAACCAGGACCCACCCCAGGTGTGA
- the LOC100474049 gene encoding cholesterol side-chain cleavage enzyme, mitochondrial isoform X4: MAPEAIKSFIPLLDPVSQDFVKVLQRRIKQQGSGKFSGDISDDLFRFAFESITNVMFGERLGMLEERVDPEAQRFIDAVYQMFHTSVPMLNFPPDLFRLFKTKTWKDHVAAWDVIFNKAEIYTQNFYWDLRHKRDVNNYPGILHRLLKNNKLLFEDVKANITEMLAGGVDTTSVTLQWHLYEMARSLRVQEMLREEVLAARRQAQGSMSAMLQLVPLLKASIKETLRLHPISVTLQRYLENDLVLRNYMIPAKTLVQVSTYAMGQNPTFFFNPSKFDPTRWLGKDKDLIHFRNLGFGWGVRQCVGRRIAELEMTLFLMHILENFRVEMQHLSDVGTTFNLILMPDKPIFFTFRPLNQDPPQV, from the exons ATGGCTCCAGAGGCCATAAAGAGCTTCATCCCCCTGCTGGACCCAGTGTCTCAGGACTTTGTCAAAGTCCTGCAGAGGCGCATCAAGCAGCAGGGCTCTGGAAAGTTCTCAGGGGACATCAGTGATGACCTGTTTCGCTTCGCCTTTGAGT CCATCACCAACGTCATGTTCGGGGAACGCCTGGGGATGCTGGAGGAGAGAGTGGACCCTGAGGCCCAGCGGTTCATTGACGCGGTCTACCAGATGTTCCACACCAGTGTCCCCATGCTCAACTTCCCTCCAGACCTGTTCCGTCTATTCAAGACCAAGACCTGGAAAGACCATGTGGCTGCATGGGATGTGATTTTCAATAAAG CTGAGATCTACACCCAGAACTTCTACTGGGACCTGAGGCACAAGAGAGACGTCAACAATTACCCAGGCATCCTCCACCGCCTCCTAAAAAATAACAAGCTGCTCTTTGAGGATGTCAAGGCCAATATCACGGAGATGTTGGCCGGGGGTGTGGACACG ACGTCCGTGACTCTGCAGTGGCACCTGTACGAGATGGCACGCAGCCTGAGAGTTCAGGAGATGCTGCGGGAGGAGGTCCTGGCCGCCCGGCGCCAGGCCCAGGGAAGCATGAGCGCCATGCTGCAGCTGGTCCCGCTCCTCAAAGCTAGCATCAAGGAGACACTGAG ACTCCACCCCATCTCCGTGACCCTGCAGAGATACCTTGAAAATGATTTGGTTCTTCGAAATTACATGATTCCTGCCAAG ACGTTGGTGCAGGTGTCCACCTATGCCATGGGCCAGAACCCCACCTTCTTCTTCAATCCGAGCAAGTTTGACCCAACCCGATGGCTGGGTAAAGACAAGGACCTCATCCACTTCCGGAACCTGGGCTTTGGCTGGGGCGTGCGCCAGTGTGTGGGCCGGCGGATCGCGGAGCTCGAGATGACCCTCTTCCTCATGCAC ATTCTGGAGAACTTCAGAGTTGAAATGCAACATCTCAGTGATGTGGGCACCACATTCAACCTTATCCTGATGCCCGACAAGCCCATCTTCTTCACCTTCAGACCCCTCAACCAGGACCCACCCCAGGTGTGA